A stretch of the Corylus avellana chromosome ca6, CavTom2PMs-1.0 genome encodes the following:
- the LOC132185013 gene encoding 2-oxoglutarate-dependent dioxygenase DAO-like, with protein sequence MAEGGNLKCIPVIDMQEMEDLEQYKKLREASEEWGCFRIVNHKIPASLMSEMKKVVKELLDLPVEIKKRNTDVIAGSGYVAPSNSNPLYEALGLYDLGSPAAVRAFCSQLDASPQQREIIEAYAEAIHELGIDLGRKLAKSMGLASHELFKGWACQFRINKYNFSPETVGSSGVQIHTDSGFLTILQDDENVGGLEVMNKSGAFVAVHPCAGTLLVNLGDVAKAWSNGRFCNVKHRVQCKEASIRVSIASFVLGPKEAAVEAPPQLVDSQHPRLYAPFTYEDYRKLYISSKFKAGEALQHVRTQNS encoded by the exons ATGGCGGAGGGCGGCAATTTGAAGTGTATTCCGGTGATCGATATGCAGGAAATGGAAGATCTAGAGCAGtataaaaaattgagagaagcATCGGAAGAATGGGGTTGTTTCAGGATCGTCAACCACAAGATCCCCGCAAGTCTGATGTCAGAGATGAAGAAAGTGGTGAAAGAACTGCTTGATCTTCCCGTGGAAATCAAAAAGCGCAACACCGATGTGATTGCTGGCAGCGGCTACGTGGCACCGAGCAATTCCAATCCTCTTTACGAGGCCTTGGGGCTCTATGATTTGGGCTCCCCTGCGGCCGTGCGAGCCTTTTGCTCTCAGTTGGATGCCTCTCCTCAACAGAG GGAGATAATAGAGGCGTATGCTGAAGCAATACACGAGCTGGGCATTGATTTGGGGCGAAAGTTGGCCAAAAGCATGGGGTTGGCGAGTCATGAACTGTTCAAGGGATGGGCTTGCCAGTTTAGGATAAACAAATACAACTTCAGCCCTGAAACTGTAGGATCCTCTGGCGTACAAATACACACAGATTCAGGATTTCTAACCATACTTCAAGATGATGAAAACGTTGGTGGGCTTGAAGTGATGAACAAGTCTGGTGCATTTGTAGCAGTTCATCCTTGCGCAGGCACCCTCCTTGTCAACCTTGGGGACGTTGCTAAG GCATGGAGCAATGGAAGGTTTTGTAACGTGAAGCATCGAGTGCAGTGCAAGGAAGCAAGCATCCGAGTGTCAATTGCTTCATTTGTGTTAGGACCCAAGGAGGCTGCAGTTGAAGCCCCACCTCAACTCGTCGACTCTCAACACCCGCGTCTCTACGCCCCTTTTACGTATGAAGATTATAGAAAACTCtatatttcctccaaatttaAAGCTGGTGAAGCTCTCCAACATGTGCGCACCCAGAACTCCTGA
- the LOC132185519 gene encoding disease resistance protein RPV1-like, with product MGTHVLPLFYNVNPSDIRNQTNTVGEAFVKHEERFKNDEMKIQMWKIALIEATNLSGKHLDNMNEPEFICEIIKWVNSILVKKASFEVAKYPVGIESRVQDVNSLLAIDQKNDTTCMVGIFGIGGIGKTTIVKAIYNSIAFQFECSCFLGDIRETSNKIGGLINLQKKLLSKILGGSSLIVDNVDHGITLIKQRLRSLRVLLVLDDVDKLDHLEKLAGKRDWFGLGSRIIIATRDAHLLIAHGVDSIYQVNVLNDNEALQLFSWHAFGSEKPYNDFVKLTKHVLSYAGGLPLALEVLGSELSGKSSYEWINTLDKYKKIPNKTIQEILKISYDGLDETVKAIFLDIACFFKGQESDHVTSILEGCGLFPYSGLSMLECKSLIWYEYWFSSTQSYRTLEMHDLLQEMGREIVRQESPKEPGKRSRLWFHEDVNHVLQENTGTNEVEGILIDLPKSSRIHLSPNAFENMKMLRLLINRNAYFSEEPNFLSNGLRLLDWPKYSGESFPSNFCGTNIVVLKMHDSQLKKLEGVQNFQSMKIMDFTNCEFLEKIPDVSRIPHLVKLILDGCKNLVVVHPSVGYLKNLVLLSAVECYNLTSFPSSIDLTSLGSLFVCGCSRLKNFPKIENQMKKLEYIDFRYTGIEELPLCIGHLVEVKQLLLSGCTNLTNLPDGISELEQLEELSLDYTDIKELPSSSIGYLGRITTLDLEGCTNLMNLPDNIYQLQCLVILRLKGCEELREILRLPPNVVEVDARGCVSLAIFLEEARTSEGVRMASPTLQSLSLGNNVVTESNFSIQCDCPSSLKFLSLSRSAIVSLPTWLHRFVGLEELYLNRCKQLEEIPELPPNMKKVNARGCTSLKRFQFNNINDLTMLEEIDFSNCHENMGDDLQIRLMSEGYSTDRKFGCIFPGNKIPNWFSHRKEVSNTKWCEIVINEAVHLDGENTTFAFSTVIGTEGVHSFKILVEVINNGQRIYFHRNDDDIDISFVLRNGDGRWWYNQRAGFA from the exons ATGGGAACACATGTTCTACCCTTGTTTTACAACGTAAATCCATCGGATATACGGAATCAAACTAATACTGTTGGAGAAGCATTTGTCAAACATGAAGAGAGGTtcaaaaatgatgaaatgaagATACAGATGTGGAAGATAGCCCTAATAGAAGCAACAAATTTGTCCGGAAAGCATTTGGATAACAT GAATGAACCTGAATTTATTTGCGAAATCATTAAATGGGTAAATTCCATATTAGTAAAAAAGGCATCTTTTGAAGTTGCCAAATATCCCGTTGGAATAGAGTCCCGTGTACAAGATGTAAATTCGCTTTTAGCTATAGATCAGAAGAATGACACTACATGCATGGTCGGGATCTTCGGAAttggtggaattggtaagacaactatcGTCAAAGCTATCTACAACTCGATTGCTTTTCAGTTTGAATGTAGTTGTTTTCTTGGAGACATTAGAGAAACTTCCAACAAAATAGGCGGTCtgataaatttgcaaaaaaaacttctttctaaGATCTTAGGAGGTTCAAGTCTAATAGTTGACAACGTTGATCATGGAATTACTTTGATAAAGCAGAGGCTTCGCAGTTTAAGAGTACTTCTAGTACTTGACGATGTGGATAAGTTGGACCATTTAGAAAAGCTAGCTGGAAAACGtgattggtttggtttaggaagtagaatcatcataGCAACAAGAGATGCACATTTACTTATTGCACATGGGGTTGATTCAATATACCAAGTGAATGTGTTGAATGATAATGAAGCTCTTCAactctttagttggcatgctTTCGGCAGTGAGAAACCTTACAACGATTTTGTTAAACTCACAAAACATGTACTGAGTTATGCTGGGGGCCTACCATTGGCTTTAGAAGTGCTGGGTTCGGAATTATCTGGTAAAAGTTCGTATGAATGGATAAATACATTGGATAAGTATAAAAAAATtcctaataaaacaattcaaGAAATACTTAAAATAAGTTACGATGGGCTAGATGAAACTGTGAAGGCTATTTTCCTTGATATTGCTTGTTTTTTCAAAGGACAAGAATCAGATCATGTCACTAGTATACTAGAAGGGTGTGGTTTATTTCCATATAGTGGTTTATCAATGCTTGAGTGTAAGTCTCTCATATGGTATGAGTATTGGTTCAGTTCAACTCAGTCTTACAGAACATTGGAGATGCATGACTTGCTACaagaaatgggtagagaaattgttcgacaagaatcaccTAAAGAACCTGGAAAGCGTAGTAGACtgtggtttcatgaagatgttAATCATGTTCTACAGGAAAATACG GGAACAAACGAAGTTGAGGGCATATTGATAGATTTGCCTAAGTCGAGCCGGATACACTTGAGTCCCAATGCGTTCGAGAATATGAAAATGCTCAGACTACTTATAAATCGTAATGCATATTTTTCTGAAGAGCctaattttctctctaatgGGTTAAGATTGCTTGATTGGCCTAAGTATTCAGGAGAATCTTTTCCCTCCAATTTTTGTGGAACAAACATTGtagttttaaaaatgcatgacAGTCAACTCAAGAAACTTGAGGGAGTTCAG aATTTCCAAAGCATGAAAATTATGGATTTCACTAATTGTGAGTTCCTTGAAAAAATCCCTGACGTTTCAAGGATCCCACATTTAGTGAAGTTGATTCTTGATGGTTGCAAAAATTTAGTTGTGGTTCATCCTTCGGTTGGATACCTGAAGAATCTTGTTCTTTTGAGTGCTGTAGAGTGCTATAATCTTACGAGTTTTCCGAGCAGCATTGATTTGACTTCTCTAGGATCTCTTTTCGTTTGTGGTTGCTCAAGGCTTAAGAACTTTCCTAAAATTgagaatcaaatgaaaaaattagagTACATCGACTTTAGATATACTGGTATAGAGGAACTACCTTTATGCATTGGGCACCTTGTTGAAGTTAAACAATTACTTCTATCCGGTTGCACAAACCTTACGAATCTTCCTGATGGGATTAGTGAGTTGGAACAATTGGAGGAATTGTCTCTAGATTATACTGATATAAAAGAACTGCCTTCATCATCCATTGGGTACTTGGGTAGGATCACAACATTAGATCTAGAAGGTTGCACAAACCTCATGAATCTTCCAGATAACATTTATCAGTTGCAATGTTTGGTGATCCTTCGCTTGAAAGGATGCGAGGAACTTCGAGAAATTTTAAGACTTCCACCAAATGTAGTAGAAGTAGATGCTAGGGGGTGTGTGTCGTTGGCAATATTTTTAGAAGAAGCTAGAACATCTGAGGGGGTCAGAATGGCATCTCCGACATTGCAATCGTTGAGTCTTGGAAACAATGTCGTGACAGAATCGAATTTCTCGATTCAATGTGATTGCCCTTCTAGTTTGAAATTTCTATCTTTATCGCGTAGCGCTATTGTTAGCCTTCCTACGTGGCTCCACAGATTTGTTGGATTGGAGGAACTTTACTTGAACCGTTGCAAGCAACTTGAGGAAATTCCAGAACTTCCACCGAATATGAAAAAGGTAAATGCGAGAGGATGCACATCATTGAAaagatttcaatttaataatataaacgATTTAACAATGCTTGAAGAGATTGACTTCTCCAATTGCCATGAAAATATGGGGGATGACCTGCAAATTCGTTTAATGAGTGAG GGATATTCTACGGACCGTAAATTTGGGTGTATATTTCCAGGAAACAAGATTCCAAATTGGTTCAGCCATCGTAAAGAGGTTTCAAATACTAAATGGTGTGAGATAGTTATCAATGAGGCAGTACATTTGGATGGGGAGAATACAACATTTGCTTTCTCTACTGTTATTGGAACCGAGGGTGTGCattcttttaaaattcttgTTGAAGTCATCAATAATGGCCAACGCATCTATTTTCACAG GAATGATGATGATATAGACATTAGCTTTGTTTTGAGAAATGGTGATGGACGCTGGTGGTACAATCAAAGGGCAG GATTTGCGTAA
- the LOC132185010 gene encoding disease resistance protein Roq1-like: protein MDYKLLSFYQVINAYIYVLIEIEINFIKIKVIVLVSVKLWRTLCYDFVDTLNYTLSCQGTNKVEGILLNLPKPDLIHLSPKAFKKMKGLRLFISRNAHFSEEPNFLSSELRIIDWVEYPGESFPSSFRGKNLVILRMAHSRIKILEGVQHFQNLTTMHFFHCKFLEKILDVSRIPNLESLKLNYCKNLVDVHKSVGFLDKLVELIINSCSNLRSFPKRFKLRSLKCLILARCSMLKNFPEIECRMECLEHIYCYDIGIEELPSSVGYLVGVQKSGHLKFMNLPGSIYQLKHLGKHSLYDDFSLEEPPSSIGYLDGIKEYCTNLTIFSSPNFLRALGCGSTLYHLNLSGCGIVTLPRCIESFVGLKSLYLNKCMQLREILGLPPNVENVHACACLSLEVFLEGSRRSQLFNTKDPPELVGVGTEIPAQQSLRELDLSGSAIVSLPIWFNGFVQLKNLYLDGCKQLREILGLPPNVIKLSTLNCLSMEVFLGEARRSQLFNTCVPTNPLRVGTVSSAVQPLEQKFQLECPFNSLKHLNLSDSAIISLPTLLNSFVRLKCLKLERCKQLREVSELPQNIRYVYLGGCTSLERLPFNNIYNLPKLLWIDFSDCPEQIGDAVQNHLFSEGHPKLHRFHCIYPGNRIPDYFSYCKEVSNNHLCEIDTGPLHFDSLNTTFAFFAVIGTTNDGQDARLFEIVVEVFNNGPQIHFEYTSKSDHVCLNYEDSYHRQLKTDNLRVKFKFKYPSIPVFFKSCGFHIEPRYKGKATCLTGGVQLSKRHHDDDDAGSLESNNWYPQKRRHSSLQKHKKICILHSREFDSC, encoded by the exons ATGGATTAtaagcttctttctttttaccaAGTGATAAATGCATATATCTATGTActtatagaaatagaaataaattttatcaagATTAAAGTTATAGTTCTAGTAAGTGTTAAACTATGGAGAACTTTATGCTATGATTTTGTGGATACACTTAACTATACATTGTCTTGTCAGGGAACAAACAAAGTTGAGGGCATATTGTTAAATTTGCCTAAACCAGACCTGATACACTTGAGTCCCAAAGCCTTTAAGAAGATGAAAGGGCTCAGACTATTTATAAGTCGTAACGCACACTTTTCTGAAGAGCCTAATTTTCTCTCTAGTGAGTTAAGAATAATAGATTGGGTTGAATATCCCGGAGAATCTTTTCCATCCAGTTTTCGTGGAAAGAACCTTGTGATTTTAAGAATGGCTCATAGTCGCATCAAGATATTGGAGGGAGTTCag cATTTCCAAAACTTGACAACTATGCATTTCTTTCATTGTAAATTCCTTGAAAAAATCCTTGATGTTTCAAGGATCCCAAATTTAGAGTCGTTGAAACTTAATTATTGCAAAAATTTAGTTGATGTTCATAAATCTGTTGGATTCCTTGATAAGCTCGTTGAGCTGATCATTAACTCTTGCTCTAATCTTAGAAGTTTCCCGAAAAGGTTCAAGTTGAGATCTCTAAAATGTCTCATACTTGCTCGTTGTTCAATGCTTAAGAACTTTCCTGAAATTGAGTGTCGAATGGAATGTTTAGAGCATATCTACTGTTATGATATTGGTATAGAAGAACTGCCTTCATCAGTTGGCTACCTTGTTGGAGTTCAAAAATCAGGTCACCTCAAGTTTATGAATCTTCCAGGTAGCATTTATCAACTGAAACATTTAGGGAAACATTCTCTCTATGATGATTTTAGTTTAGAAGAACCCCCTTCGTCCATTGGGTACTTGGATGGGATAAAGGAATATTGCACAAATCTTACGATTTTTTCATCCCCAAATTTCTTAAGGGCACTTGGTTGTGGCTCCACGTTGTACCATTTAAATCTATCCGGGTGTGGTATTGTTACCCTTCCTCGATGTATCGAAAGTTTTGTTGGATTGAAGTCCCTTTATTTGAATAAATGCATGCAACTTCGAGAAATTCTAGGACTTCCACCAAATGTAGAAAATGTGCATGCTTGCGCGTGCTTGTCATTGGAAGTATTTTTAGAAGGAAGTAGAAGATCTCAATTGTTTAATACGAAGGATCCACCAGAGCTTGTGGGGGTTGGAACAGAAATTCCAGCACAACAATCATTGAGAGAGCTAGATTTATCAGGTAGCGCTATTGTTAGCCTTCCTATATGGTTCAACGGATTTGTTCAATTAAAGAATCTTTACTTAGATGGTTGCAAGCAACTTCGAGAAATTCTAGGACTTCCACCAAATGTAATAAAATTGTCTACTTTGAATTGCTTGTCAATGGAAGTATTTTTAGGAGAAGCTAGAAGATCTCAATTGTTTAATACATGTGTCCCAACAAATCCTTTGCGGGTTGGAACGGTATCTTCGGCAGTGCAACCATTGGAACAAAAGTTTCAACTTGAATGCCCTTTCAACAGTTTGAAACATCTAAATCTAAGTGATAGTGCTATTATTAGCCTTCCTACATTGTTGAACAGCTTTGTTCGATTGAAATGCCTTAAGTTGGAACGTTGCAAGCAACTTCGAGAAGTTTCAGAGCTTCCACAAAATATAAGATATGTATATTTGGGTGGATGCACGTCATTGGAAAGACTTccatttaataatatatacaatttacCAAAGCTTTTGTGGATTGACTTCTCCGATTGCCCTGAACAAATAGGGGATGCTGTACAAAATCATTTATTCAGTGag GGACATCCTAAGCTCCATCGATTTCATTGTATATATCCGGGAAATAGGATTCCAGATTACTTCAGCTATTGTAAAGAGGTTTCAAATAATCATTTGTGTGAAATAGATACCGGGCCTCTACATTTTGATTCATTGAATACAACATTTGCTTTCTTTGCTGTTATTGGAACGACGAATGATGGACAAGATGCACGTCTTTTTGAGATTGTTGTTGAAGTCTTCAATAATGGTCCGCAAATCCATTTTGAATATACCTCCAAGTCAGATCATGTATGTTTAAATTACGAAGATTCATACCATCGTCAGCTTAAGACGGATAATCTTCGagttaaatttaaattcaagTATCCTTCAATACCGGTGTTCTTTAAAAGTTGTGGATTCCATATAGAACCAAGATATAAAGGGAAAGCGACATGTTTAACGGGTGGTGTTCAACTTTCTAAGAGacatcatgatgatgatgatgctggcAGCTTGGAATCCAATAATTGGTACCCACAAAAAAGGAGGCATTCTTCGCTccagaaacacaaaaaaatctgCATTCTTCACTCCAGAGAATTTGATAGTTGCTGA